In Pseudomonas hamedanensis, a single window of DNA contains:
- the nusA gene encoding transcription termination factor NusA, translating to MSKEVLLVVESVSNEKGVPASVIFEALELALATATKKRFEDEVDLRVEINRHTGSYETFRRWTVVEENDLDDPAIETWPSKVAETHPGAKVGDVVEEKIESIEFGRIAAQTAKQVIVQKVREAERAQVVDAYRERLGEIISGTVKKVTRDNVIVDLGNNAEALLAREDIISRETFRVGVRLRALLKEIRTENRGPQLILSRTAPEMLIELFRIEVPEIAEGLIEVMAASRDPGSRAKIAVRSKDKRIDPQGACIGMRGSRVQAVSGELGGERVDIVLWDDNPAQFVINAMSPAEVAAIIVDEDAHAMDIAVGADNLAQAIGRGGQNVRLASQLTGWTLNVMTESDIQAKQQAETGDILRNFIDELEVDEELAQVLVDEGFTSLEEIAYVPVEEMLNIDGFDEDIVNELRARAKDRLLTKAIATEEKLADAHPAEDLLSLEGMDKDLAMELAVRGVITREDLAEQSIDDLLDIDGIDDDRAGKLIMAARAHWFE from the coding sequence GCAAAGAAGTACTGCTGGTTGTTGAGTCGGTATCCAATGAAAAGGGTGTACCGGCAAGCGTAATTTTTGAAGCGCTGGAGCTGGCCCTGGCCACTGCTACCAAAAAGCGTTTTGAAGACGAAGTTGACCTGCGTGTGGAAATCAACCGCCACACCGGTTCTTACGAAACTTTCCGTCGCTGGACGGTCGTCGAAGAGAATGATCTCGATGATCCGGCCATCGAAACCTGGCCAAGCAAGGTTGCTGAAACGCATCCTGGTGCCAAGGTTGGCGACGTCGTTGAAGAAAAAATCGAATCGATCGAGTTCGGCCGCATTGCTGCACAGACTGCCAAGCAGGTCATTGTGCAAAAAGTGCGTGAAGCCGAGCGCGCACAGGTGGTTGACGCCTATCGCGAGCGCCTGGGAGAAATCATCTCCGGCACCGTGAAGAAAGTCACCCGCGACAATGTGATCGTCGATCTGGGTAACAACGCTGAAGCGTTGCTGGCCCGTGAAGACATCATTTCTCGCGAAACCTTCCGTGTCGGCGTGCGTCTGCGTGCGCTGCTCAAGGAAATCCGCACCGAGAACCGCGGCCCGCAGTTGATCCTGTCGCGTACCGCGCCGGAAATGCTGATCGAGCTGTTCCGTATCGAAGTGCCGGAAATTGCTGAAGGCCTCATCGAGGTCATGGCTGCGTCCCGTGATCCGGGTTCGCGCGCCAAGATCGCCGTTCGCTCCAAGGACAAGCGCATCGATCCACAAGGTGCTTGCATCGGTATGCGCGGTTCGCGCGTCCAGGCAGTATCGGGTGAATTGGGCGGTGAACGTGTTGATATCGTGCTGTGGGACGACAACCCGGCGCAGTTCGTGATCAACGCCATGTCCCCGGCCGAGGTTGCGGCAATTATTGTTGACGAAGATGCCCATGCCATGGACATCGCCGTTGGCGCAGACAATCTGGCTCAGGCCATCGGTCGCGGTGGTCAGAACGTACGTCTGGCCAGCCAATTGACTGGCTGGACCCTGAACGTGATGACCGAATCGGACATCCAGGCTAAGCAGCAAGCGGAAACCGGCGACATCCTGCGCAACTTCATCGACGAGCTGGAAGTCGACGAAGAACTGGCTCAGGTGCTGGTTGACGAAGGCTTCACCAGCCTGGAAGAGATTGCCTACGTACCGGTGGAAGAAATGCTCAACATCGACGGCTTTGACGAGGACATCGTCAACGAGCTTCGCGCTCGCGCCAAGGATCGTTTGTTGACCAAAGCCATCGCTACTGAGGAAAAGCTGGCAGACGCCCATCCGGCCGAAGACCTGCTCTCGCTTGAGGGTATGGACAAGGATTTGGCGATGGAACTGGCGGTGCGCGGCGTAATTACCCGCGAAGACCTGGCCGAGCAGTCTATTGACGACCTGCTCGACATCGACGGCATTGACGATGATCGTGCCGGCAAGTTGATCATGGCCGCCCGAGCCCACTGGTTCGAGTAA
- the rbfA gene encoding 30S ribosome-binding factor RbfA, whose amino-acid sequence MAKEYSRTQRIGDQMQRELAQLIRREVKDPRVGLVTITAVEVSRDVGHAKIFITVMGQDNAEDIAQSIKVLNAAAGFLRMQLAREMKLRSVPQLHFHYDESVVRGAHLSALIERAVAEDNQHVAAPAPEDTKE is encoded by the coding sequence ATGGCAAAAGAATACAGCCGTACCCAACGTATCGGCGATCAGATGCAGCGCGAGCTGGCTCAACTGATCCGTCGCGAAGTCAAGGATCCGCGCGTCGGCCTCGTCACCATTACCGCTGTGGAAGTGTCCCGTGACGTCGGTCACGCGAAAATTTTCATCACCGTGATGGGCCAGGACAACGCTGAAGACATCGCGCAAAGCATCAAGGTGCTGAATGCCGCCGCAGGTTTCCTGCGCATGCAACTGGCCCGTGAAATGAAGCTGCGCAGCGTGCCGCAATTGCACTTCCACTACGACGAGTCCGTCGTGCGTGGCGCGCATCTGTCGGCATTGATCGAGCGTGCCGTGGCTGAAGACAATCAGCACGTTGCCGCTCCTGCACCTGAAGACACCAAGGAGTAA
- the rpsO gene encoding 30S ribosomal protein S15 — translation MALDVQEKAQIVADYQQAVGDTGSPEVQVALLTANINKLQGHFKANGKDHHSRRGLIRMVNQRRKLLDYLKGKDVSRYAALIARLGLRR, via the coding sequence ATGGCTCTCGACGTTCAAGAAAAAGCTCAAATCGTTGCTGACTACCAGCAAGCTGTTGGTGACACTGGTTCGCCAGAAGTGCAGGTTGCACTGCTGACCGCCAACATCAACAAACTGCAAGGTCACTTCAAGGCCAACGGTAAAGATCACCACTCCCGTCGTGGTCTGATCCGCATGGTAAACCAGCGTCGCAAGCTGCTGGACTACCTGAAAGGCAAGGACGTGAGCCGTTACGCTGCTCTGATCGCTCGCCTGGGTCTGCGTCGCTAA
- the pnp gene encoding polyribonucleotide nucleotidyltransferase, with amino-acid sequence MNPVIKKFQFGQSTVTLETGRIARQASGAVLVTVDDDVSVLVTVVGAKQADPGKGFFPLSVHYQEKTYAAGKIPGGFFKREGRPSEKETLTSRLIDRPIRPLFPEGFMNEVQVVCTVVSTSKKTDPDIAAMIGTSAALAISGIPFDGPIGAARVAFHESTGYLLNPTYEQQAASSLDMVVAGTADAVLMVESEAKELTEDQMLGAVLFAHDEFQVVINAVKELAAEAAKPTWNWAPAPEATELLGAIRAEFGEAISQAYTITIKADRYARLGELKDQVVAKLSGEEGQPSAAEVKAAFGEIEYRTVRENIVNGKPRIDGRDTRTVRPLNIEVGVLPKTHGSALFTRGETQALVVATLGTARDAQLLDTLEGEKKDPFMLHYNFPPFSVGECGRMGGAGRREIGHGRLARRSVSAMLPAADVFPYTIRVVSEITESNGSSSMASVCGASLALMDAGVPMKAPVAGIAMGLVKEGEKFAVLTDILGDEDHLGDMDFKVAGTAKGVTALQMDIKIKGITEEIMEIALGQALEARLNILGQMNQIIGQSRTELSANAPTMIAMKIDTDKIRDVIGKGGATIRAICEETKASIDIEDDGSIKIFGETKDAAEAARQRVLSITAEAEIGKIYVGKVERIVDFGAFVNILPGKDGLVHISMLSDARVEKVTDILKEGQEVEVLVLDVDNRGRIKLSIKDVAAAKASGV; translated from the coding sequence GTGAACCCGGTAATCAAAAAATTCCAGTTCGGTCAATCGACCGTTACCCTCGAGACAGGCCGTATCGCCCGTCAGGCCTCCGGCGCAGTATTGGTCACCGTTGACGACGACGTCAGCGTGTTGGTGACTGTCGTCGGCGCAAAGCAAGCCGATCCGGGCAAGGGTTTCTTCCCTCTGTCCGTTCACTATCAGGAAAAGACTTACGCTGCCGGTAAGATCCCTGGCGGTTTCTTCAAGCGCGAAGGCCGTCCTTCCGAGAAAGAAACCCTGACTTCCCGACTGATCGACCGTCCGATCCGTCCGCTGTTCCCAGAAGGCTTCATGAACGAAGTGCAGGTTGTCTGCACCGTCGTTTCCACCAGCAAGAAGACCGATCCGGACATCGCTGCGATGATCGGTACCTCGGCTGCCCTGGCCATTTCCGGCATTCCATTCGACGGCCCGATCGGCGCCGCTCGCGTGGCTTTCCACGAAAGCACCGGCTACCTGCTGAACCCGACTTACGAACAGCAAGCCGCTTCGAGCCTGGACATGGTCGTGGCCGGTACTGCCGACGCTGTGCTGATGGTTGAATCAGAAGCCAAAGAGCTGACGGAAGACCAGATGCTGGGCGCGGTACTGTTCGCTCACGACGAATTTCAGGTTGTGATCAACGCTGTCAAAGAACTCGCTGCCGAAGCCGCCAAGCCAACCTGGAACTGGGCGCCTGCGCCTGAAGCCACCGAACTGCTGGGCGCTATCCGTGCCGAGTTCGGCGAAGCGATCTCCCAGGCTTACACCATCACCATCAAGGCCGACCGTTACGCTCGCCTGGGTGAGTTGAAGGATCAGGTGGTTGCCAAGCTGTCCGGTGAAGAAGGCCAGCCTTCCGCTGCTGAAGTCAAAGCTGCCTTTGGCGAAATCGAATACCGCACCGTTCGCGAAAACATCGTTAATGGCAAGCCACGTATCGACGGCCGCGACACCCGCACCGTTCGTCCGCTGAACATCGAAGTCGGCGTTCTGCCGAAGACTCACGGTTCGGCGCTGTTCACCCGTGGCGAAACCCAGGCTCTGGTAGTCGCGACTCTGGGCACCGCCCGTGACGCACAGCTGCTGGACACTCTGGAAGGCGAAAAGAAAGACCCGTTCATGCTGCACTACAACTTCCCGCCGTTCTCGGTGGGCGAGTGCGGTCGCATGGGTGGCGCCGGTCGTCGCGAAATCGGCCACGGCCGTCTGGCCCGTCGTTCGGTTTCGGCGATGCTGCCAGCCGCTGACGTGTTCCCGTACACCATCCGCGTGGTTTCGGAAATCACCGAATCCAACGGTTCGAGCTCGATGGCTTCCGTGTGCGGCGCTTCCCTCGCGCTGATGGACGCCGGTGTGCCGATGAAGGCACCCGTTGCCGGTATCGCGATGGGTCTGGTTAAAGAAGGCGAGAAGTTCGCCGTCCTGACCGACATCCTCGGCGACGAAGATCACCTGGGCGACATGGACTTCAAGGTAGCCGGTACCGCCAAAGGTGTGACCGCGCTGCAGATGGACATCAAGATCAAGGGCATCACCGAAGAGATCATGGAAATCGCTCTGGGCCAGGCCCTGGAAGCGCGCCTGAACATCCTCGGCCAGATGAACCAGATCATTGGCCAGTCGCGTACCGAACTGTCGGCCAACGCACCGACCATGATCGCGATGAAGATCGACACCGACAAGATCCGTGACGTTATCGGTAAAGGTGGCGCGACCATCCGTGCGATCTGCGAAGAAACCAAGGCTTCGATCGACATCGAAGACGACGGTTCGATCAAGATCTTCGGCGAAACCAAGGATGCCGCAGAAGCAGCGCGTCAGCGCGTTCTGAGCATCACTGCCGAAGCCGAGATCGGCAAGATCTACGTCGGCAAGGTTGAGCGCATCGTCGACTTCGGCGCATTCGTCAACATCCTGCCGGGCAAGGACGGTCTGGTGCACATCTCGATGCTGAGCGACGCTCGTGTAGAGAAAGTGACCGACATTCTGAAAGAAGGCCAGGAAGTGGAAGTGC
- the infB gene encoding translation initiation factor IF-2, which produces MTQVTVKQLADEVKTPVERLLQQMREAGLPHTAADENVTDSEKQSLLTHLKSSHKAKVEEPRKITLQRKTTSTLRVAGSKSISVEVRKKKVFVQRSPEEIEAERKRELDERRAVENAARQKAEEEAKQRAEEEARRQPAAAQNAASNAVSAPAAAAEPVRESAPVVAAAPAPSADVRNKQNEQRRPDKPRADDNNRRSGGGDGERKNAPHRASVKEKAPAPRVAPRTTDEESDGFRRGGRGKAKLKKRNAHGFQSPTGPVVRDVQIGETITVGDLANQMSVKAAEIIKFMFKLGTPATINQVLDQETAQLVAEELGHKVTLVSDTALEDSLAESLKFEGESFSRAPVVTVMGHVDHGKTSLLDYIRRAKVAAGEAGGITQHIGAYHVETDRGMVTFLDTPGHAAFTAMRARGAKATDIVILVVAADDGVMPQTIEAVQHAQAAGVPLVVAVNKIDKPGADLDRIRSELSVHGVTSEEWGGDTPFVPVSAKMGTGVDELLEAVLLQAEVLELKATPSAPGRGVVVESRLDKGRGPVATVLVQDGTLRQGDMVLVGSNYGRVRAMLDENGKPIKEAGPSIPVEILGLDGTPDAGDEMSVVADEKKAREVALFRQGKFREVKLARAHAGKLENIFENMGQAEKKTLNIVLKSDVRGSLEALNGALNGLGNDEVQVRVVGGGVGGITESDANLALASNAVLFGFNVRADAGARKIVEQEGLDMRYYNVIYDIIEDVKKALTGMLGSDVRENILGVAEVRDVFRSPKFGAIAGCMVIEGVLHRNRPIRVLREDIVIFEGELESLRRFKDDASEVRAGMECGIGVKSYNDVKVGDKIEVFEKVQVARSL; this is translated from the coding sequence ATGACGCAAGTCACGGTGAAACAACTGGCCGATGAGGTCAAAACACCGGTAGAGCGCCTGTTGCAGCAGATGCGTGAGGCAGGTCTGCCGCACACCGCCGCCGACGAAAATGTGACTGACAGTGAGAAGCAATCCCTGCTGACTCACTTGAAGAGCAGTCACAAGGCGAAAGTGGAAGAACCACGCAAGATCACGCTGCAGCGTAAAACCACCAGCACCCTGCGTGTGGCTGGTAGCAAGAGCATCAGCGTTGAAGTTCGCAAAAAGAAAGTTTTCGTACAGCGCAGCCCGGAAGAAATCGAGGCCGAGCGCAAGCGTGAACTGGATGAGCGTCGCGCAGTAGAAAATGCTGCCCGTCAGAAGGCTGAAGAAGAAGCCAAGCAACGCGCCGAAGAAGAAGCGCGTCGCCAGCCTGCTGCTGCGCAGAACGCTGCCAGCAACGCCGTTTCGGCGCCGGCTGCCGCAGCCGAGCCTGTTCGCGAAAGCGCACCGGTGGTTGCCGCTGCTCCAGCGCCATCGGCTGACGTTCGCAACAAGCAGAACGAACAGCGCCGCCCGGACAAGCCACGTGCAGACGACAACAATCGTCGCAGCGGTGGCGGCGATGGCGAGCGCAAAAACGCTCCGCATCGTGCTTCGGTCAAAGAAAAAGCCCCGGCGCCACGTGTGGCACCTCGTACCACCGACGAAGAAAGCGATGGCTTCCGTCGTGGTGGTCGCGGCAAGGCCAAGCTGAAGAAGCGCAACGCCCACGGTTTCCAGAGCCCGACCGGCCCTGTCGTGCGTGACGTGCAGATCGGCGAGACCATCACCGTTGGCGATCTCGCCAACCAGATGTCGGTCAAGGCTGCTGAAATCATCAAGTTCATGTTCAAACTGGGCACCCCAGCGACCATCAACCAGGTGCTTGATCAGGAAACTGCTCAACTGGTAGCCGAAGAACTGGGCCACAAAGTGACCCTGGTCAGCGACACCGCCCTGGAAGATTCCCTGGCCGAGTCCCTGAAGTTTGAAGGTGAGTCGTTCTCCCGTGCTCCAGTCGTGACCGTAATGGGCCACGTTGACCACGGTAAAACTTCCCTGCTCGACTACATTCGTCGTGCCAAGGTAGCGGCTGGCGAAGCCGGCGGCATCACCCAGCACATCGGTGCATACCACGTTGAAACTGATCGCGGCATGGTCACTTTCCTCGACACTCCGGGTCACGCTGCGTTTACCGCAATGCGTGCCCGTGGTGCCAAGGCGACCGACATCGTGATCCTCGTGGTTGCAGCGGACGACGGCGTGATGCCGCAAACCATCGAAGCGGTTCAGCATGCTCAGGCTGCTGGCGTGCCTCTGGTGGTTGCGGTGAACAAGATCGACAAGCCGGGCGCCGATCTCGATCGCATCCGCAGCGAACTGTCGGTTCACGGCGTGACTTCCGAAGAGTGGGGTGGTGACACACCATTCGTTCCGGTTTCGGCGAAGATGGGTACTGGCGTGGACGAGCTGCTTGAAGCCGTTCTGCTGCAAGCCGAAGTTCTCGAACTGAAGGCAACCCCGTCGGCTCCTGGCCGTGGTGTTGTGGTTGAATCGCGTCTCGACAAGGGCCGTGGCCCGGTTGCGACCGTGCTGGTTCAAGACGGTACCCTGCGTCAAGGCGACATGGTTCTGGTCGGTTCGAACTATGGCCGCGTGCGTGCCATGCTCGACGAGAACGGCAAGCCAATCAAGGAAGCCGGTCCTTCCATCCCTGTCGAGATTCTCGGCCTGGACGGTACGCCGGACGCTGGCGACGAGATGAGCGTGGTTGCCGACGAGAAGAAAGCCCGTGAAGTGGCTCTGTTCCGTCAAGGCAAGTTCCGCGAAGTCAAACTGGCTCGCGCTCACGCCGGCAAGCTGGAAAACATCTTCGAAAACATGGGTCAGGCCGAGAAGAAGACGCTTAACATCGTCCTCAAATCCGACGTCCGTGGTTCGCTGGAAGCGTTGAACGGTGCCTTGAATGGCCTGGGCAACGACGAAGTACAAGTGCGCGTAGTGGGTGGCGGTGTCGGTGGTATCACCGAGTCCGACGCCAACCTGGCACTGGCTTCCAACGCTGTACTGTTCGGCTTCAACGTGCGTGCCGATGCCGGCGCTCGCAAGATCGTCGAGCAGGAAGGTCTGGATATGCGTTACTACAACGTGATCTACGACATCATCGAAGACGTCAAGAAAGCCTTGACCGGCATGCTCGGCAGCGATGTTCGCGAGAACATCCTGGGTGTGGCCGAAGTGCGCGACGTGTTCCGTTCGCCGAAGTTTGGCGCGATCGCCGGTTGCATGGTGATCGAAGGTGTTTTGCACCGTAACCGTCCGATCCGTGTACTGCGTGAAGACATCGTTATCTTCGAAGGCGAGCTGGAATCCCTGCGCCGCTTCAAGGATGACGCATCCGAAGTCCGTGCCGGCATGGAATGCGGTATCGGCGTGAAGAGCTACAACGACGTCAAAGTCGGCGACAAGATCGAAGTCTTCGAGAAGGTTCAGGTTGCTCGCAGCCTCTGA
- the truB gene encoding tRNA pseudouridine(55) synthase TruB — protein MAQVKRIRRNVSGIILLDKPLGFTSNAALQKVRWLLNAEKAGHTGSLDPLATGVLPLCFGEATKFSQYLLDSDKGYETLAQLGKTTTTADAEGEVLQERPVTVGRADVEAVLPKFRGQISQIPPMYSALKRDGQPLYKLARAGEVVEREPRSVTIARLELLAFEGDTARLAVDCSKGTYIRTLVEDIGEQLGCGAYVAELRRTQAGPFTLAQTVTLEELEAVHAEGGNEAVDRFLMPSDSGLQDWPLLHFSEASAFYWLNGQPVRAPDAPKFGMVRVQDHNGRFIGIGEVSEDGRIAPRRLIRSE, from the coding sequence GTGGCTCAGGTCAAACGTATCCGTCGTAACGTCAGCGGCATCATCCTGCTGGACAAGCCGTTGGGGTTCACCTCCAACGCCGCCTTGCAGAAGGTGCGCTGGCTGCTCAATGCCGAGAAGGCCGGGCACACCGGCAGCCTCGACCCGCTGGCCACCGGCGTGCTGCCGTTGTGCTTTGGCGAGGCGACCAAGTTCTCGCAATACCTGCTCGATTCCGACAAGGGCTACGAGACTCTGGCGCAATTGGGCAAGACCACCACCACGGCCGATGCCGAAGGTGAGGTTTTGCAGGAGCGTCCGGTGACCGTTGGTCGCGCCGATGTCGAAGCGGTGCTGCCGAAATTTCGCGGGCAAATCAGTCAGATACCGCCGATGTACTCGGCGCTCAAGCGTGATGGCCAGCCGTTGTACAAACTGGCACGTGCAGGCGAAGTAGTGGAGCGCGAACCGCGTTCTGTTACTATTGCGCGCTTGGAATTGCTGGCCTTCGAAGGCGATACTGCGCGGCTTGCGGTGGACTGCAGCAAGGGCACCTATATTCGCACCCTGGTGGAGGATATCGGTGAGCAACTCGGTTGTGGTGCGTACGTCGCAGAACTGCGTCGGACCCAGGCCGGGCCTTTTACCCTGGCGCAAACCGTGACCCTCGAAGAGCTGGAAGCGGTACATGCCGAAGGCGGCAACGAAGCGGTCGATCGCTTCCTGATGCCATCGGACAGCGGCCTGCAGGATTGGCCGTTACTGCACTTCTCCGAAGCGAGCGCGTTCTACTGGCTCAACGGCCAGCCGGTGCGTGCCCCGGATGCGCCGAAGTTCGGCATGGTGCGGGTACAGGATCACAATGGTCGCTTCATCGGTATCGGTGAAGTGAGCGAAGACGGGCGCATCGCGCCGCGTCGCTTGATTCGGTCAGAATGA